A region of the Oceanihabitans sp. IOP_32 genome:
AAGAGATTTATTTTATACTCGATTCTAAAACAAACCGCATAAGCGGAAACTCAGGTTGTAATATTTTTACTGGAACATACGCCTTAAACGATGATAATCAAATTTCGTTTTCAAAATTAGGGGCTACCAAAATGATGTGTCCTGATGCCAAAATTAACGAATCCTTAATTCTTAGTGTTTTTGAAAACGCCAACCATTACAGCATCACTAATGGCATACTAGCTTTAAAAAAAGCCGAAAACGCACCTTTAGCAGAATTTAAAAAGATTAAAGTAGTCGATGAGCCTATTGTTGAAAAATATTGGAAGTTAAAAACACTAGAAGGCAAAGCGATTACTATGGCAGAAAACCAAGAGCAAGAAATTTATTTAATATTAAAATCAAAAGACAATAATTTTACTGGTTTTGCCGGTTGTAACAACTTTTCTGGGAGCTATACTTTAGAGGAAGGTAACAGAATTCGTTTTGATAAAAATATAGCGGTTACTATGAAAGCTTGCCCAGATGTTGCTATTAATGAATCTGAATTTTTAAAGATTTTTGAACTTGTAGACAACTATACTATAAACGACGATGTATTATCCCTAAATGTAGGCAAAAGAGCTCCACTAGCAGTGTTTGAAGCCGTTTATTTTTAGAATACAACTCGTTTAACTTCATCACTTTTTAAAACATAATACTATGAAATCTATATTTTTTAAACCCATTAGAGACAGCATTAAATATTGGTATGTTCCTTTAATTATTGGGCTGTTTTTTATTGTTGTAAGCGTTATCGCGTTTACCTCACCCGAACGCTCGCTACTCACCTTATCTATTTTATTTGCCTTATCATTTCTATTAAGTGGAATCTCGGAAGTTGTGTTTTCACTAATGAACAGAAATCGTATGGAAAATTGGGGTTGGTCGCTTGCCTTTGGCATCATCACCCTAATTCTTGGTATCTCATTACTTATGCATCCCAACTTGTCTTTAGGTATATTGGCATTTTATATCGGTATTGTTATTCTTTTTAGATCGGTTGCTGCCTTTAGTTTTGCCCTAGA
Encoded here:
- a CDS encoding META domain-containing protein; this translates as MKTKITTLAIVALTIMSCNNSKKTNTETSSEKTETPIENKTASHTTTIENTKWIITTLNGGDMSDREANGQEIYFILDSKTNRISGNSGCNIFTGTYALNDDNQISFSKLGATKMMCPDAKINESLILSVFENANHYSITNGILALKKAENAPLAEFKKIKVVDEPIVEKYWKLKTLEGKAITMAENQEQEIYLILKSKDNNFTGFAGCNNFSGSYTLEEGNRIRFDKNIAVTMKACPDVAINESEFLKIFELVDNYTINDDVLSLNVGKRAPLAVFEAVYF
- a CDS encoding HdeD family acid-resistance protein; this translates as MKSIFFKPIRDSIKYWYVPLIIGLFFIVVSVIAFTSPERSLLTLSILFALSFLLSGISEVVFSLMNRNRMENWGWSLAFGIITLILGISLLMHPNLSLGILAFYIGIVILFRSVAAFSFALDLKRYGSKKWGSLLALGIIGAIFSFILILNPVFTGMSIVVLVALSFLFAGLFSISLSLQLRKIHKSSKSISSELKKRYDDIMEEILDELDD